The DNA sequence AGGGGGAAGCAGCGGAGCTCGCGGAGCATCTCGGCGGCGTCCCGGTGGGTGATCGGGGGGACGCGGAAGGCGCGGTCGGTGAGGAGTTCGGCGGTGAGGCCGCCCATGCCGACCATGACCAGGGGGCCGAACGCCGGGTGCTCGACGCCGCCGATGATGATCTCGACGCCGTCGGTGACCATGGGCTGGACGAGCGCGCCGGTCATCGCGGGGCCGAGGCGTTCGGCCATCTCGCGGTACGCCTGGGCGACGTCGGCCGGGGTGGCGAGGTTGAGGGCGACGCCGCCGACGTCGCTCTTGTGGACCAGGTCGGGGCCGGTGGCCTTGAGCGCGGCGGGCAGGCCGGTCAGCGCGGCGGCCTCGGCGGCGGTCTCCGGGCCGTCGACGTCGATCGACTCGGCGACGTGCACGCCGTAGCAGGCGAGCAGGCGGGCGGCGGTGCGGTGGTCGAGCCAGCGGCCCTCGGGGTGCTCGGCGAGTTCGCGGCGGACGATCGCGGCGGCGGTGCGGTCGCGGCTGAACGGGCGGGCCTCGGCGGCGAGCTCGGCCGGGCGTTCGCGGCGCCGTACGTAGTCGACGACCCGGCTGAGCGCGTAGACGGCCTGCTCGGGGAAGGCGTAGCTGGGGGTGCCGCCGGGCAGTATGCCGTCGTGGCCGAGCACGCAGGCGAGCACCGGCTTGGCCGCGTCCTTGGCCACCTCGGCGATCGCCTCGCAGGTGCGTTCCCGGCCGGAGCCGAACGGCGGGGTGTAGACGACGAGCACGGCGTCGACCACCGGGTCGGCGAGCACGGTGCGGACCGCGTCGGCGAGCCGTTCGGCGGGGGCGTCCGCGGCGAGGGCGACCGGGTTGGTGACCTCGGCGGTGGGGGAGGTCTCGCGGCGCAGCACCAGCCTGGTCTCCGGTGACAGCTCGGGTACGGCGAGGCCGCGCTGGACGCAGGCGTCGGCGGTGAGCGCCTCGGGGCCGCCGGAGTTGCCGACGATCGCCACCCGGGGGCCGGCGGGCAGCGGCGCGCCGAGCAGCAGCCGGGCGGTGTCGAGCAGCCGCTGCACGGTGTCCACCTGGATCACCCCGGCCGCGGCGAGCAGCGCGTCCACGGCCTTGTCGGGGGTGGCCGCGGCGGCGGTGTGCGATTGCACGGCGGCCCGGTCGCCGGAGACGGTGCGGCCGCTCTTCAGCACGATCACCGGCTTGCGGGCGGCGAGCCGGCGGGCGATGCGGCCGAACCGGCGCGGGTTGCCGAACGACTCCAGGTACAGCGCGACGACGTCGGTCTCCGGGTCGTCCTCCCAGTACTCGAGCAGGTCGTTGCCGCTCACGTCGGCCTTGTCGCCGGTGGACACGAACGAGGAGACGCCGATGCCGAGCGCGGCGGCCCGCTCCAGCAGCGCCACCGCGACCGTCCCGGACTGCGACATCAGCCCGAGCCGGCCGCGCGGCGGGGTCGCGGGCAGCACGCTCGCGTTGAGCCGCCCCGCGCTGCCGACCACGCCCAGGCTGTTCGGGCCGACCAAGCGCATGCCGCCGTCCCGGCAGATGCGCAGCAGCTCGGCCTGCCGCCCGGATTTGCCCGCCTCGGACAGGCCGCCGGTCACCACGACGAGGCTGCGTACCCCGGCCTCGGCGCACTGCCGGGCCACCCGGGTCACCGCCCGCGCCGGAACCGCCACCACCGCGAGGTCGACCGGGCCCGGCACGTCCCCGATCTTGGCGTGGACCGGCAGGCCGCACAGCTCCTTGGCCCGCGGGTTGATCGGATAGACCGGGCCGGGGAAGCCGCCGTCGACGAGGTTGCGCAGCACCCGGTGGCCCACGCTGCCCGGGTCCCGCCCGGCGCCGATCACCGCGACCGACTCGGGCCCCAGCAGCCGGGTGAGCGACGCGACCGCGGCCTGGTGCTCGCGCGCCTCGATCCCGGAGAGCAGCGCCGGGGAGGGCTCGAGGGGGATCTCCACCCGGAACAGGCCGTCCTCGAACCGGCGGTGCACCGTCAGCCCGAGGTCCTCGAACACCTGGATCATCTGCCGGTTCTCCGGCAGCACGTCCGCCACGATCGCGCGCACCCCCGCCTCGGCGGCGTTGAGCGCGAGGTGCTCGATCATCAGCGTGCCGAGCCCGTTGCCGTGCACCGGGTCGTGGATGAGGATGCCCACGTCGGCGTCGTCCCCCTCCGGGACGTACTCGGCCACCGCGACCAGCCGCCCGCGGATGAACGCCACGAGCGCCTGGCCCCGGTACTCGGGGGAGGTCACCCGGTCGGCGTACGCGTGGGCGGTGGCCCGGCCGCCGGTGAAGAACCGCAGGAACGCCGAGCGCTCCGAGGTCGCGTCGACCAGCTCGTGCAGCGCCGCGCGGTCCTCGGGGCGCAACGGCCGCAGGTGCGCGATGTCACCGTCGCGTAGCAGTACGTCGCATTCGTCCGGCACCGTCCTCGTCATGGCCCCATCGTGATCCGTTCCGTTCGGCTCACCCAGGGTCCTTGTGCCCAGGCCGGTCGGGACCCTCGGCACTACCGGGGCGGTACGGCCCGGCCGACGATGGCCGTGAGGCAAGGTTGGGAGGATCGATGGCCGTACGCATAGGCATCAACGGGTTCGGCCGGATAGGCCGGGCCGTGTTCCGCCGCGCCGCGTCGGCCGGCGTGGAGGTCGTCGCGATCAACGACGTGACCGACGCCGCGACGCTGGCGCACCTGCTCAAGCACGACTCGACGTACGGGACGTACGACGCCGAGGTGACCGCGGGCGAGGACTACATCGAGGTGGACGGCCGCCGCGTCCCGGTGACCGCGCACCGCGACCCCGCCGACATCGACTGGGCCGCGCACGGCGCGGACGTCGTGGTCGAGGCGAGCGGCAAGTTCCGCACCCGCGACGCCGCCGCGCTGCACCTCAAGGGCGGCGCCCGCAAGGTCATCATCTCCGCCCCGGGCAAGGGCGTGGACGCCACGATCGTGCCCGGCGTGAACGACGCCGCCTACGACCCGGCCGCGCACGAGGTGATCTCGCTGGCCTCCTGCACCACCAACTGCGTGGCACCGATGATCAAGGTGCTGCACGAGAACTTCGGCGTGGTCAAGGGCTACATGACCACGGTGCACGCCTACACCGGCGACCAGCGGCTGCTCGACGCGCCGCACAAGGACCCGCGCCGCGCCCGCTCCGCCGCGGTGAACATCGTGCCGACCACCACCGGCGCCGCCCGGGCCGTGGGCCTGGTGCTGCCCGAGCTCGCGGGCAGGCTCGACGGCGTGGCGCTGCGCGTCCCGGTCGAGGACGGCTCGCTCACCGACCTCACCGCGATCCTGTCCCGCGAGGTCACCGCCGAGGAGGTCAACGACGCGTTCGCCAAGGCGGCCGAGGGCCCGCTCAAGGGCGTGCTCCGCTACAGCACCGCCCCGCTCGTGTCCCGCGACATCGTCGGCGACGCGCACTCCTGCGTGTTCGACGCGCCGCTCACCCAGGCCGACGGCACGCTCGTGAAGGTCTTCGGCTGGTACGACAACGAGTGGGGCTACGCCTGCCGGCTCACCGAGATGGCCGCCCGGGCCGGGCGCGAGCTGTAAGCGTCACCGCGCCCGCCGTGCGACAGGTGCATGAAGGAAGGTGGACCGAATGCGAGGCTTGGCCCGCTGGGTGGCGTCGCGGATCCGGCTCTACCGGCCCGACCGCAATCCGCTGCGGCGCGGGACGGACCGGATCGAGGCGCTGTTCGTCGCCGTGTTCCTCCTGATGTTCGTCGCGGGCATCGGGCTCGCCCTCCACGCCGGCCGCATGGTGTACGACGAGGGCGTACGGTCCGAGCTCGGCGGGCGCTGGGTGACCGCGCGCCTGGTGCAGGACGCGCCGGATCTCGCCCTCTCCCCGTACAACGGCGGCACCACACTGACCCGCGCCAAGGCGACGTGGACCGACGCCGAGGGCCGTCCGGTGACCGCGTCGGTCCCGGTGCGCTGGGGCGCGAAGGCGGGGACCACCACCAGGGTCTGGGTGGACGCCTCCGGCCGGGTGGCCCCGGGCCCGCCGCAGCGCATCGACACCGTGGCCCGCGCGATCGCGGTCGGGCTCACCACCGTGCTGCTCTCCGGCGCGCTCGTGGCCGGCTGCTACGCGATCGTGCGCGCCCTGCTGGACCGCCGCCGGTACGCCGACTGGGCGGCGGCGTGGATCGTCGCGGAGCGTGAGTGGCGGCGCCGCAAGCAGGTGTGAACGGTCCTCGGATCTTGTGTGGTGGTCCTCGGATCCGAGGACCGATCAACCGATCAATGCCGGGTAGGCGGGCAGCGGGGGTGGATGGCAGACTCTTCGGTATGACCGATGGCAAGGCGCGGTCCTTCCTGCCGCACATGCGCCTGGACGAGCTGCTCGCCGAGCTCCAGGTGCGGCTTGAGGCCGTGCTCGCCACGCGGGACCGCGTGCACGCGCTGCTGGAGGCCGTCGTCTCGATCGGCAGCGATCTCGATCTCGAGACGGTGCTGCGCCGCATCGTGGAGACCGCGACCACGCTCGTCGACGCCACGTACGGCGCGCTGGGCGTGATCGGCGAGGAGCACACCCTGGTGGAGTTCATCCCGGTCGGCCTGACCGAGGAGGAGGTCGCCCGCATCGACCACTGGCCGCACGGGCTCGGCCTGCTCGGCCTGCTGATCAAGGATCCTCGCCCGCTGCGGCTCAACGACATCTCCAAGCATCCCGAGGCGTACGGCTTCCCGCCCGGCCATCCGGTGATGAAGACGTTCCTCGGGGTGCCGATCCGCGTGCGCGACGAGGTGTTCGGCAACCTCTACCTCGCCGAGAAGCGCGGCGGCGCCGAGTTCGACGAGGACGACGAGGCGATCGTGGTGGCGCTCGCCACCGCCGCGGGCGTGGCGATCGAGAACGCCCGGCTGTACGAGGAGACCCGGCGGCGGGAGACGTGGCTGCGCGCGCTGTCGGAGATCTCCACGCGGCTGCTGTCCGGCACCGAGTCCGGCGAGGTGCTCACGTTCATCGGGCAGCGGGCCCGGGAGATGGTCGAGGCCGACGTGGTGGCGATCCTCAGCCCGGACGAGTCGGGCGAGTACCTCGACGTGGTGAACGCCGAGGGCCCGGCCGCCGACAGCGTGGAGCGCAGCCGGGTCGCCGTGGAGGGCTCGATCAGCGGCGCCGCCTTCACCACGGCCGAGCCGGTGATGGTCTCCACCCTCGCCGAGCGGTCGATGACCCTGCTCGGCCCGCAGATCGGCCCGGCCGCCGCGGTGCCGCTCGGCGCGGGCGGCAGCCAGCCGCGCGGCGTGCTGGCGCTCGGCCGGCGCGCGGGACGGCTGCCGTTCAGCGAGGCCGAGCTGCAGATGTTGCACTCGTTCGCCGGGCAGGCCGCGATCGCGCTCGAGCTCGCCGAGCGGCGCAAGGACGCCGAGCGGCTCGGCCTGCTCGAGGACCGGGACCGCATCGCCAAGGACCTGCACGACGTGGTCATCCAGCGGCTGTTCGCGGTCGCGATGACGCTGATGAGCACGGTCCGGCTGGTGGAGCGGCCCGAGGCGGTGCAGCGGCTGCAGACCGCGATCGACGAGCTCGACGAGACCATCCGGCAGATCCGGTCCACGATCTTCGCCCTGCAGACGCCGCGCGACCTGGAGTCGCCGAGCCTGCGCTCGCAGATCGTGGAGCTGGTGGAGGACGCGCGCAGCAGGCTCGGCTTCATGCCCGGCCTGAAGCTCGAGGGCCAGCTCGACAACCAGGTGGCGCCGAACGTGGCCGAGCACCTGCTCGCCGTACTGCGGGAGGCGCTGTCCAACGTGGTACGGCACGCCAAGGCCTCGCACGTCGACGTGACGGTGCGGGCCGTGGACGGGACGCTCACGCTGCAGGTGGACGACAACGGCATCGGCCCGTCCCCGGGCGGCCGCCGCAGCGGGCTGCGCAACCTGCAGGAACGGGCCGAGAGCCTGGGCGGCGAGTTCGAGTTCGGGCCCGGCCGGGAGCGCGGGTCGTCGCTGCGGTGGAGCGTGCCGCTCTCCCGCGAGGCCTCCTGACGGGGAGCCGCGGGGGACCGCGCGTGCCCGCCGCCGGCGGGCCGTCAGCCGCCGCTCGCGTCGGCGAGGCCGGCGAGCAGGTCGCCGATGGACTCCGCGACGCCGCCGAGGAAGCCGACGACCACGCGGATGAGGGCCTCCACGAACGCCGCGGACGCCTCGGGGTTCTTCACGATCACCACGAGCGCCAGCGGGATCAGCAGGAACGAGAGGATCGTCCGGGCGGACGGCAACCCGGCGAAGATCTTGAGCGCCACGGTTCCTCCCTTCCGCGGCCTTGGGGGGTTTCCGGCCCAATGCTCCGGCCGGTCACGCCCGGGAGTCATCGACCGAAGGTCCCGCGTTGCGGGGACGGTGTGCCCATTCCGGACGTTCGTGCCGGACCGCCCCACTGGGCGCCGAGCGCCGGATGCCCGCCGGTGCCGCGCAAGGGGCCGGGAGATGAGGGGGCGGGGATGCTGCGGGCGGTGCCTCGGCCCGGGGTCAGGTCGAGGGAACGACGGGGAAGTAGCCGGTCATCCCGACGGCCCGCAGCAGCCGGGAGACCTTGACGGGGATGCGGGTGAGCCGGACGCGGCCGCCGTACCGGCGGGCGCGGTTGTCGGCACGGACCAGGACGCCCAGCCCCGAGGCGTCCATGAACGCCACCCTGCCCAGGTCGACGACGACGTCCGGGCACGTGGGCGTGATGACGGCGGCGAGGTGCCGGTCGAGCAGCGGGGCGGTGGCGAGGTCGATCTCGCCGCCGACCGTGACCACCGGCAGGGCGGCGCCGCCGTACAGCGTGAGAACCGATGCGGCCGGGCGCGGGCCGAGGGACAGGTCGTCCAGTCGGCGGTGGCGCCGCGGCGGAACCGTGCTGAGCCGCGGCCGGCGGGTACGCGTACGGGGCATGGCGACCCGCCGACCGCGTGGCATTGAGGCGGACACCGCTCCATGGTGGGGGAGCCATCGGGGCCGGGCGTAGGGACCAAGGTCCCGTTGTGGAAGGGTCCAACGCACCGCGTGATCAACACCGCGTAAAGGGCGTAAGGCCCTGGTTGCACGGCGTTCCCGATGCGAGCCTGGAGCCATGACCAGGAGATTCGTTCCCCGTAGGACAGGCAGACGCGTGGGCGCCCCCGACCCCTCCCCCGAGATCACCGCCTACGCGCACGCGCGCCGCATGGCGCTGGCCCGGGCCGACCGGTCCTGCTGCTGCCCGGCGAAGCCCGTGGTGATGACGATCATGCCGATGGCCTCGGCGCAGGGCGAGCCCATCGAGCTGTTCCTCTGCGGGCACCACTACCGGGTGTCCCGCCGCAGGCTCGCCGAGATCGGCGCGGTCGTGTTCGACGGAGACGGGCTCCCGCTGCCGGTCGACCCGTGGCCGGTCGAGGTCGGCGCCTTCGCGTGAGGCGCGCGGCCGCACCGTACCACCACGCGTTTCGAAGGTGACGCCATGAAACACAGCCTGCGCCTCGGCCGGGTGGCCGGTGTGCCCGTGGGGGTGCACTGGTCGGTCCTGGTGATCGGCGCGCTCATCGGGGTGAGCCTCGGCGCCGTGGTGCTTCCGGCGGCGGCGCCGGGACGGCCCGCCGTGCTGTACGCCCTCACCGCGGCCGTCGCCGCGGCCCTGTTCCTCGGCTCGCTGCTCGCCCACGAGCTCGCGCACGCCCTCGTCGCGCTGGTGCGCGGGGTCCGGGTGCGGTCGATCACGCTGTGGCTGCTGGGCGGGGTGGCCGAGCTGGAGGGCGAGGCGCCCACCCCGCGCCACGAGCTGGAGACCGCGGCCGCCGGCCCGCTCACCAGCCTCGCCTGCGCCGCCCTGTCGTTCGTCGCCGCCGTGCTGCTGCCCGGCCCCGACCTGGTGGTGGCGGCGCTCACCTGGCTGGCGCTGATGAACGCGATGCTCGGCGTCTTCAACCTGCTGCCCGGCGCGCC is a window from the Thermopolyspora flexuosa genome containing:
- a CDS encoding GNAT family N-acetyltransferase, translated to MTRTVPDECDVLLRDGDIAHLRPLRPEDRAALHELVDATSERSAFLRFFTGGRATAHAYADRVTSPEYRGQALVAFIRGRLVAVAEYVPEGDDADVGILIHDPVHGNGLGTLMIEHLALNAAEAGVRAIVADVLPENRQMIQVFEDLGLTVHRRFEDGLFRVEIPLEPSPALLSGIEAREHQAAVASLTRLLGPESVAVIGAGRDPGSVGHRVLRNLVDGGFPGPVYPINPRAKELCGLPVHAKIGDVPGPVDLAVVAVPARAVTRVARQCAEAGVRSLVVVTGGLSEAGKSGRQAELLRICRDGGMRLVGPNSLGVVGSAGRLNASVLPATPPRGRLGLMSQSGTVAVALLERAAALGIGVSSFVSTGDKADVSGNDLLEYWEDDPETDVVALYLESFGNPRRFGRIARRLAARKPVIVLKSGRTVSGDRAAVQSHTAAAATPDKAVDALLAAAGVIQVDTVQRLLDTARLLLGAPLPAGPRVAIVGNSGGPEALTADACVQRGLAVPELSPETRLVLRRETSPTAEVTNPVALAADAPAERLADAVRTVLADPVVDAVLVVYTPPFGSGRERTCEAIAEVAKDAAKPVLACVLGHDGILPGGTPSYAFPEQAVYALSRVVDYVRRRERPAELAAEARPFSRDRTAAAIVRRELAEHPEGRWLDHRTAARLLACYGVHVAESIDVDGPETAAEAAALTGLPAALKATGPDLVHKSDVGGVALNLATPADVAQAYREMAERLGPAMTGALVQPMVTDGVEIIIGGVEHPAFGPLVMVGMGGLTAELLTDRAFRVPPITHRDAAEMLRELRCFPLLTGYRGRPKVNIEALEEQIVRVARFLEEIPEAAELDLNPVLVTPRGAAAVDVRLRLAPLPPPPSPYRRRLR
- the gap gene encoding type I glyceraldehyde-3-phosphate dehydrogenase; amino-acid sequence: MAVRIGINGFGRIGRAVFRRAASAGVEVVAINDVTDAATLAHLLKHDSTYGTYDAEVTAGEDYIEVDGRRVPVTAHRDPADIDWAAHGADVVVEASGKFRTRDAAALHLKGGARKVIISAPGKGVDATIVPGVNDAAYDPAAHEVISLASCTTNCVAPMIKVLHENFGVVKGYMTTVHAYTGDQRLLDAPHKDPRRARSAAVNIVPTTTGAARAVGLVLPELAGRLDGVALRVPVEDGSLTDLTAILSREVTAEEVNDAFAKAAEGPLKGVLRYSTAPLVSRDIVGDAHSCVFDAPLTQADGTLVKVFGWYDNEWGYACRLTEMAARAGREL
- a CDS encoding Rv1733c family protein; protein product: MRGLARWVASRIRLYRPDRNPLRRGTDRIEALFVAVFLLMFVAGIGLALHAGRMVYDEGVRSELGGRWVTARLVQDAPDLALSPYNGGTTLTRAKATWTDAEGRPVTASVPVRWGAKAGTTTRVWVDASGRVAPGPPQRIDTVARAIAVGLTTVLLSGALVAGCYAIVRALLDRRRYADWAAAWIVAEREWRRRKQV
- a CDS encoding GAF domain-containing protein; the encoded protein is MTDGKARSFLPHMRLDELLAELQVRLEAVLATRDRVHALLEAVVSIGSDLDLETVLRRIVETATTLVDATYGALGVIGEEHTLVEFIPVGLTEEEVARIDHWPHGLGLLGLLIKDPRPLRLNDISKHPEAYGFPPGHPVMKTFLGVPIRVRDEVFGNLYLAEKRGGAEFDEDDEAIVVALATAAGVAIENARLYEETRRRETWLRALSEISTRLLSGTESGEVLTFIGQRAREMVEADVVAILSPDESGEYLDVVNAEGPAADSVERSRVAVEGSISGAAFTTAEPVMVSTLAERSMTLLGPQIGPAAAVPLGAGGSQPRGVLALGRRAGRLPFSEAELQMLHSFAGQAAIALELAERRKDAERLGLLEDRDRIAKDLHDVVIQRLFAVAMTLMSTVRLVERPEAVQRLQTAIDELDETIRQIRSTIFALQTPRDLESPSLRSQIVELVEDARSRLGFMPGLKLEGQLDNQVAPNVAEHLLAVLREALSNVVRHAKASHVDVTVRAVDGTLTLQVDDNGIGPSPGGRRSGLRNLQERAESLGGEFEFGPGRERGSSLRWSVPLSREAS
- a CDS encoding STAS domain-containing protein codes for the protein MPRTRTRRPRLSTVPPRRHRRLDDLSLGPRPAASVLTLYGGAALPVVTVGGEIDLATAPLLDRHLAAVITPTCPDVVVDLGRVAFMDASGLGVLVRADNRARRYGGRVRLTRIPVKVSRLLRAVGMTGYFPVVPST
- a CDS encoding DUF7455 domain-containing protein, whose protein sequence is MGAPDPSPEITAYAHARRMALARADRSCCCPAKPVVMTIMPMASAQGEPIELFLCGHHYRVSRRRLAEIGAVVFDGDGLPLPVDPWPVEVGAFA